One region of Trichosurus vulpecula isolate mTriVul1 chromosome 1, mTriVul1.pri, whole genome shotgun sequence genomic DNA includes:
- the LOC118834285 gene encoding 40S ribosomal protein S10-like, with translation MLMPKKNQIAIYELLFKEGVIVAKKDVHMPKHPELADKNVPNLHVMKAMQSLKSRGYVKEQFAWRHFYWYLTNEGIQYLRDYLHLAAEIVPATLRRSRPETGRPRPKGLEGERPAWLTWSEADRDTYRRSAASPGADKKAEAGAGSATEFQFRGGFGHGRGQPPQ, from the coding sequence ATGTTGATGCCCAAGAAGAACCAAATTGCCATCTATGAACTCCTTTTTAAGGAGGGAGTGATAGTAGCCAAGAAGGATGTCCACATGCCAAAGCACCCTGAGCTGGCAGACAAGAATGTGCCCAATCTCCATGTCATGAAGGCCATGCAGTCTCTAAAGTCTCGTGGCTATGTTAAGGAGCAGTTTGCATGGAGGCATTTCTACTGGTACCTCACCAATGAGGGCATTCAGTACCTCCGGGATTACCTTCACCTGGCCGCTGAGATTGTGCCTGCCACACTTCGAAGAAGTCGTCCTGAGACAGGAAGGCCAAGGCCCAAAGGTCTGGAGGGCGAGCGACCTGCCTGGCTTACTTGGAGTGAAGCTGACAGAGACACGTACAGACGAAGTGCTGCTTCTCCTGGTGCTGACAAgaaggctgaggctggggctgggtcAGCAACAGAATTCCAATTTAGAGGTGGATTTGGTCATGGACGTGGTCAACCTCCTCAATAG